A genomic stretch from Leptotrichia sp. HSP-536 includes:
- a CDS encoding type II toxin-antitoxin system RelE family toxin, translating into MKYRVLLSKYAAKKLQKMDKNTSKKIYDFLKKINNSENPRIKGEALSRNLKGYWKYKPLKNYRIVVEIQDDKLIVLAVEIEHRSKVYLILNKLKKSFLK; encoded by the coding sequence GTGAAATACAGAGTATTGTTATCTAAATATGCAGCAAAAAAATTACAAAAAATGGATAAAAATACAAGTAAAAAAATTTATGATTTTCTGAAAAAAATAAACAATTCTGAAAATCCAAGAATCAAAGGGGAGGCTTTGAGCCGTAATTTAAAAGGATATTGGAAGTACAAACCATTAAAAAATTACAGGATAGTAGTTGAAATACAAGATGATAAGTTAATAGTTTTAGCTGTTGAAATAGAGCATAGAAGTAAAGTATATTTGATTTTAAATAAATTAAAAAAATCATTTTTAAAATAA